One window of the Dendropsophus ebraccatus isolate aDenEbr1 chromosome 12, aDenEbr1.pat, whole genome shotgun sequence genome contains the following:
- the LOC138768613 gene encoding olfactory receptor 5V1-like, which yields MAIHNNNSLDDFILLGFSKGQIIFSLLISVIYMMTIVGNFTVFTIIQVDSNLRTPMYFFLSCLSLIDVCYSTVTLPAMLVIAVSGDRRISFHRCFTQLYFFVSFGGSESLLLATMAYDRYVAICNPLHYHSVMNKKFCSGVVAGCLVFGLVNSVFLTLTTMKLTFCGDHHINHFFCDVPVMLEAACSDIQSSQVWLHVITVFLGMSPFIIVMNSYIRIISIILRIRSSEGRQKVFSTCSSHLIVVTVFYITAMFNYNGPISGDSFLIVRVSSVLYSVVPPLVNPIIYSLRNKDVKTALKKVL from the coding sequence ATGGCCATTCATAATAATAATTCTTTGGATGATTTCATCCTTTTAGGATTTTCTAAAGGACAAATTATATTTTCGCTTTTAATCTCAGTAATTTACATGATGACCATTGTTGGGAATTTCACAGTATTTACCATTATCCAGGTGGACAGTAACCTAAGGACTCCCATGTATTTCTTCTTGAGCTGTCTATCTCTCATAGATGTCTGCTATTCTACGGTCACCCTCCCGGCTATGCTGGTCATTGCTGTTTCTGGGGACAGGAGGATATCTTTCCATAGATGTTTCACACAGCTCTATTTCTTTGTGTCTTTTGGAGGGTCTGAAAGTCTTCTCCTGGCCACCATGGCTTATGACCGCTATGTAGCCATATGTAACCCTCTCCATTACCACTCAGTTATGAATAAGAAGTTCTGCTCAGGTGTTGTTGCTGGATGCTTGGTCTTTGGGTTGGTAAATTCTGTGTTTCTCACCTTGACCACCATGAAACTGACCTTCTGTGGAGATCATCACATCAACCATTTCTTCTGTGACGTCCCTGTGATGTTAGAAGCAGCTTGTAGTGACATCCAGAGCAGCCAAGTGTGGTTACACGTTATCACCGTATTTCTTGGGATGTCTCCTTTTATCATTGTGATGAATTCCTACATACGTATCATCTCCATTATTCTACGAATACGTTCCTCAGAAGGAAGGCAGAAGGTCTTCTCCACATGTTCCTCACATCTCATAGTTGTCACTGTTTTCTACATAACTGCTATGTTTAACTACAATGGACCTATTTCTGGAGATTCCTTCCTAATTGTCCGTGTATCATCTGTTCTTTATAGTGTTGTCCCTCCTTTGGTAAATCCAATAATCTATAGCCTAAGAAATAAAGATGTGAAGACAGCCTTGAAGAAAGTACTTTAG
- the LOC138768614 gene encoding olfactory receptor 5V1-like, which translates to MIDRIVSHGNNSLDDFILLGFSQGHLFSLLIAVTYMMTIFGNFTVFSIIQVDIHLKTPMYFFLSCLSLLDICFSTVTLPAMLVNAIIGNRRISFHRCFTQLYFFVCLGASESLLLAAMAYDRYIAICNPLRYPAIMNKWLCSGLVGGCLVCGLVNAVFHTMMTMKLTFCGDHHINHFFCDVLPMLEAACSDIQSSQAWLHVVTIFLGMSPFLLVMNSYIRIISTILKIRSSEGRQKVFSTCSSHLMVVTIFYTTGIFNYNGSSSFILFRVSSVLFGILSPVLNPFIYSLRNKDVKKALKKAMTRT; encoded by the coding sequence ATGATTGACCGGATTGTGAGTCATGGTAATAATTCTTTGGATGATTTTATCCTGTTAGGATTTTCACAAGgacatttattttcacttttaatCGCAGTAACCTACATGATGACAATTTTTGGGAATTTCACTGTGTTTAGCATCATCCAGGTGGACATCCACCTCAAGACACCCATGTATTTCTTCTTGAGTTGCCTCTCCTTATTAGACATCTGTTTCTCTACGGTCACTCTCCCGGCTATGCTGGTCAATGCCATCATTGGGAACAGGAGGATATCCTTCCATAGATGTTTCACACAATTATATTTCTTTGTTTGTCTTGGTGCATCtgaaagtcttctcctggctgccaTGGCTTATGACCGATATATAGCCATATGTAACCCTCTCCGGTACCCCGCCATTATGAATAAGTGGTTATGTTCAGGCCTAGTTGGCGGATGCCTGGTCTGTGGGTTGGTGAATGCCGTGTTTCACACCATGATGACCATGAAGCTGACCTTCTGTGGAGATCATCACATCAACCATTTCTTCTGTGACGTCCTTCCAATGTTGGAAGCTGCTTGTAGCGACATCCAGAGTAGCCAGGCCTGGTTACATGTGGTCACCATATTTCTGGGGATGTCTCCTTTTCTGCTTGTAATGAATTCTTACATACGTATCATCTCCACCATCCTGAAAATCCGCTCCTCGGAAGGAAGACAGAAGGTCTTCTCCACATGCTCCTCACATCTCATGGTTGTCACTATTTTCTACACTACGGGAATTTTCAACTACAATGGTTCtagctcttttatccttttcCGAGTGTCATCTGTCCTCTTCGGTATACTGTCCCCAGTGTTAAATCCTTTTATCTACAGTTTGAGAAACAAAGATGTGAAGAAAGCCTTGAAGAAAGCAATGACCAGAACATAA
- the LOC138768615 gene encoding olfactory receptor 5V1-like, producing MIDRIVSQSNNSLDDFILLGFSEEPIIFSLLIAVTYMMTIFGNFVVFTIIQVDIHLKTPMYFFLSCLSLCDVCFSTVTLPAMLVNAITGNRRISFHRCFTQLYFFISFNASESLLLAAMAYDRYVAICNPLRYPVIMNKWLCSGLVAGCLVCGLVNAVFHTLMTLKLTFCGDRHINHFFCDVLPMLEAACSDIQSSQVLLHVITVFIAMSPFLLVMNSYIGIISTILKIHSSEGRRKVFSTCSSHLMVVTIFYTTGIFNYNGSSSFIIFRVSSVLFGILSPVLNPFIYSLRNKDVKKALKKAMTRT from the coding sequence ATGATTGACCGGATTGTGAGTCAAAGTAATAATTCGTTGGATGATTTTATCCTGTTAGGATTTTCCGAAGAACCTATTATATTTTCACTTTTAATCGCAGTAACCTACATGATGACAATTTTTGGAAATTTTGTTGTGTTTACCATCATCCAGGTGGACATCCACCTCAAGACGCCCATGTATTTCTTCTTGAGTTGTCTCTCCTTATGTGATGTCTGTTTCTCTACGGTCACCCTCCCAGCCATGCTGGTCAATGCTATTACTGGCAACAGGAGGATATCCTTCCATAGATGTTTCACACAGctctatttctttatttcttttaatgCATCtgaaagtcttctcctggctgccaTGGCTTATGACCGATATGTAGCTATATGTAATCCCCTCCGGTACCCCGTCATTATGAATAAGTGGTTATGTTCAGGCCTAGTTGCCGGATGCCTGGTCTGTGGGTTGGTGAATGCCGTGTTTCACACCTTGATGACCCTAAAACTGACCTTCTGTGGAGATCGTCATATCAACCATTTCTTTTGTGACGTCCTCCCAATGTTGGAAGCTGCTTGTAGTGACATCCAGAGCAGCCAAGTGTTGTTACATGTTATAACTGTATTCATAGCAATGTCTCCTTTTCTACTTGTAATGAATTCCTACATAGGTATCATATCTACTATTCTGAAAATCCACTCTTCAGAAGGAAGACGGAAGGTCTTCTCCACATGCTCCTCACATCTCATGGTTGTCACCATCTTCTACACTACAGGAATTTTCAACTACAATGGTTCTAGTTCTTTTATCATTTTCCGAGTGTCATCTGTCCTCTTCGGTATACTGTCCCCAGTGTTAAACCCTTTTATCTACAGTTTGAGAAACAAAGATGTGAAGAAAGCCTTAAAGAAAGCAATGACCAGAACATAA
- the LOC138768616 gene encoding olfactory receptor 5V1-like: MEAENKTLNDFILLDFLDGRVDCIILMATVYMMTIMGNFTVFSIIQVDSHLQTPMYFFLGCLSLVDVCYSTVTLPAMLINAITGNRRISFHRCLTQLYFFVSFGGSECLLLAAMAYDRYVAICNPLHYNVVMNKKFCSGLVAGCLVCGLGNAVFHTLMTMKLTFCGDHHINHFFCDVLPMLEAACSDIQGSQVWLHVITVFLGMVPFFLVMNSYIRIISAILKIRSSERRQKVFSTCSSHLIVVVIFYITGMFNYNGPSSGDSFIIVQVSSLLYGILCPLLNPIIYCLRNKDVKKALKKAMTRA, encoded by the coding sequence ATGGAAGCAGAGAACAAAACATTGAATGATTTTATTCTACTTGACTTCCTGGATGGACGAGTGGATTGTATAATATTAATGGCCACCGTTTACATGATGACCATCATGGGAAACTTCACTGTGTTTAGCATTATCCAGGTGGACAGCCATCTCCAGACACCCATGTATTTCTTCTTGGGCTGTCTTTCCTTAGTAGACGTCTGTTACTCTACGGTCACCCTCCCGGCGATGCTGATCAATGCTATCACTGGGAACAGGAGGATATCCTTCCATAGATGTCTCACACAGCTCTATTTCTTTGTGTCTTTTGGAGGGTCTGAATGTCTTCTTCTGGCAGCCATGGCTTATGACCGATATGTAGCTATATGTAACCCGCTCCATTACAATGTAGTTATGAATAAGAAGTTCTGCTCAGGTTTAGTTGCCGGATGCTTGGTCTGTGGGTTGGGGAATGCCGTGTTCCACACCTTGATGACCATGAAGTTGACCTTCTGTGGAGATCATCACATCAACCATTTCTTCTGTGATGTCCTCCCAATGTTGGAAGCAGCTTGCAGTGACATCCAGGGCAGCCAAGTGTGGTTACACGTTATCACCGTATTTCTAGGGATGGTTCCTTTTTTTCTTGTCATGAATTCCTACATACGTATCATCTCCGCCATCCTAAAAATCCGTTCCTCTGAAAGAAGACAGAAGGTCTTCTCCACATGTTCCTCACACCTTATAGTTGTGGTAATTTTCTACATTACGGGCATGTTTAACTATAATGGTCCCAGCTCTGGAGATTCCTTCATCATTGTCCAGGTTTCATCTCTTCTCTACGGTATACTATGCCCATTGTTGAATCCTATTATCTACTGTTTAAGAAACAAAGATGTGAAGAAAGCCTTGAAGAAAGCAATGACCAGAGCATAG